The segment CACAACACTTGTGGGAGACAAAGGAGATATAACGGTGAATTGCCATGCACACACAACAATGTGATAAGGTGGAGATCCAAGAGCGTTGAATGGTAAAACCATCTTTGAGGATGAAGTCCATAAAAAAATGCGGCCTCATTGATTCATATCTCCACCAAAAGCGTAAAAATGATTAACTTCGAACCctcattgattaaaaaaaaaatcaatactaTAAAGTTTACATTTAATGATAGAATTAATTTGAAAGATTGATATTTATATCAAATATAAATCTCTAAATAAAAAAAATGGTTTTAATGCATCTCTtagcattttttttaatataattatataactaTTAACTTTATTCAAAGTTTTACAAATTAAATAATattcaattcaaaatcaaaaaatactTTTTCTCTAGATCCTTTCATGTGAATACAAATACAAAACTATGCAAAAATGCATcatattatcaaattttaaaaataaaattaaaataaaagaagcAATATTTACCTATTgcaatcatttttctttttcttaaaataagaaaaaaaattaatctGTTTTTAAAAACAATGATTTTACACTACAATTTTTTTTCTTCAAGCTGTTAGTTTTTCATACACAGATAAGAAAGCCCATTGTCATTATAGAATTACAATTTATGtataaacataataataataaaaatcaaaGACACAAATTATATACGACATTTTATTTTTAAGAACTTTATATCAGTCCAGAATAACTAGAACTTCTAAAAGCTACAAACACATTTAGATGCATCTCTTATGATTATGGGACCAGATCCTCTATTATATCACCAGGTTCTTTGACTGAGAACCAAACACTTTCTTATTTATAAATACATTGAAATACATCTGATCACTGTACTCTTATAATGATGGGACCAGATCCTCTATTATTTCACCAGGTTCTGCCATGCTCTCCTCACTTTCCTTTTTCCCCATCGTGTTGGGGAGGCTTTCCTTTACTAGCATGTGCTGTAGGACCCGATTTAGATTCCTGCACGTTCATATCCAAAAAAATAACCAAGTTCTAACTAAGATTGAGTTTTGCCACAAAATCCTTTCAAAAATTTTTTATCGCCACATTAGTGCAGACCAACGACAATGAATTCTTTCCCTTTGTTGGCTTACTAATTGATTCTACAAAGCAAAGAAACATTTACAGTATGGAGAAATACGTACAGTAGAAAACTTTTGAGTTTCTCCTTTGGTGGAACTACTGGGAGTTTTCACCACTGGAATAGCATCTTCTGACAGAGTAGAGCCCAAATCAAATAACACAAGATCAAAAGCCATATAAATGATGTGTTAAACAGAACTGTTACAGAGGTAGTTCCTTCCTCAGGCTCACATACATCATTAGAatgtttcatatcatttttattctTTATTCTCATATAACTGATTGTAATCTAAAAAGTAAATTAATACCCACTACTAAAATATATCACGTTGATACGATGAAAAATTACCCAATTTCAGATTTTCCTTGGTGTCTGAGGTCTGAGAAAACTTATTATTCTCTCCCTTTGAAACTGCTTGTACATATCTCTTTTGAATAACAATTGCACTTCTCCAAGCAGTAGCTGGATTAGTGTTGAAGAACCTTTGCATCCACATATTCCACACGATACTCATCGATCACAAGTACTTGTGTTTTTTGCTTCTTCTTGTTCTTGCAATTGCCTGACTTAATCCTTTATATTATTACTTACCAGGAATCTTTGTACAGTGGACGTGCTAATTCATGTGCGCACTAAGCCCTCCTCAAAAGTAATGTTCGTACGCAATATTATTTTGGCAATAATATTGCCCATAAATAATATAGATAATGCCATTTAAATGTTTACATTGGTATGTTGCTTCTTCTTGTTCTTGCAATTGCCTGACTTAATCCTTTATATTATTACTTACCAGGAATCTTTGTACAGTGGACGTGCTAATTCATGTGCGCACTAAGCCATCTCAAAAGTAATGTGTGTAAGCACTCTTTGGATTTTTCTTGGAAATTATATCGCCCATCAATTCTACAGAGATTCCATGTCTGCGTTGGATATAATACTTTTCAAATCATTAATAAGTtagatttaattttaattagaaaaagatAGAGAATAATTGATCCCAATCATTAAGACCACAAACAAAGACCTCATACAGTTGAAAGGATCACGATAAATCAGAGCACATGTTTTCATTACAAAGTACATTAATATTCTGCTCCTACTTTTCCTTTGAATGGAACCACTTTTGGTTTCTTATCTACAAATAATCTTTACCAGTGTGGCAACCCTCACCAATCTCAATTTGGTTTAAAAGTATTATACGGATATTTACAGCTTTACATAATTTCTTTTAGacaaaaataccttttactactcTACAGGCTAGTTACAAATAgaatttggcattccttacatttCATTACAATTagaatttgacattccttacatttcACTACATGAAGCTTTGAAGAGTAAAATATGTCCAACAAAACATTAAATTcttaaaggattttaattaaaaaatattaatgaaataaaataaaaatattaatgaaataatGCGATTATAGTTAAAATGGAACACATATAGAATgaggtatatatacatacattcaaCTAAAAAATTAGGGCATTCTAACTGAAGAGGATAAAGCAGAAGAAAGAATAGACATTTAGCTTGCCAAAAAGGAAAACGACAAAGCCAAGACGGATGGTGGGTATGGTCACATCGTGGGGACCAAAATGTCCTTATATTTTTCAGCTTGTCAGGCTTGGACCACTGTATCTTCCAAATAGACAAAGCACTCAGCACACAATATAgccatttttctgatttttttctgtGTTGTTGGAAGGACTGAGCCCACTTGTGAAAAAAGAAAAGCTTATTAAGGAGTTGAAATCACAATTTCAAGTCTTTGAAGGTTCACACCACCAATCAAACTGCTAAAGAGAAAAATCTTAATATTATTCAAGGCGGCTATGCTGGTCAAAGCTGAACcatcaaggaaattttgaagactttaaCCACAACATACATACCAATTTAAAAGGAAGTAAGATGATGAAATGAATATCCCTTGAAAGATATATAGAGGATGAAACTCATTTACTGTTACCCAAAAATTATAAAGTAGATTATCAGAAGCGACAAGATTGGCTTGAGTGCGTGTACTATAGAATGCTGTTATTGGAAACATTCAAGGACTGGGGACCATTCGTAGCCTTATAATGCAAACTTTTTTCTAAATATTTTCTTTCCTGCTCTCGGAAGGACTGAGCGCACTAGTGAAAAAGGAAAACTTATTAAGAAGTACAAATCACAATTCCAAGTTTCTGAAAGTTCACACCATCAATCAAACTGCTAAAGAAAAATCTGCTATGCTGGTCAAAGATCAGGCATTAATGGAATTTTCCAAAGAGTTTGCTTTCATCAATCGTATCTAGAATAGACATTCTTCTATCCAAATTTTTCTTTTCCTAAACTTCTAGGCAATCTTATTTTTGAAGAGGGTTTAGGTTGCAGTCATATGGAAAGTGTTTAGGATCTATTTGGAAAGAGTAAGGTctgataaaacaaaacaaaaaaaatattataagattaattgtaatgtaattaatctGTTTTTTTTAGATTAGCCTGGTGGAGTAGCAGGGATGCTTTCCCCCAAAATCTATGTGATTTGGCACGTAACGATTACTGCGTTAATCAATGATCCCTCATCATGACATGACTGAGTTGATAGGGAAACGACTCTTTCTagttttccctaataaaaaatcTAGAAACCTCCTCAGTGACTAGATTTCCTATCTCATTGTGTGGTTTTTCTGctactattttgatatcctttgggTGTGGTCCATTTTCTGTGACTGGTTGGCGATAGTGAGACCCTTCTCCTATTCTCTAGTGACCACGAGCATAATGAGAGGGGATAAGAAAAGACAAGAGCCCTCTACTTGCGAGAACTGGAAAAAGAATAAATATGCTACCTGGACGGGCTTCATGGCCCCTCTCCTCTGATTATAGAGGCCTTTGTTAATGGATGGAAAAAAGGGAGTCTCAGAGTTTAAGGTGCCGATTATTAGATTGATGAAACTTTGGTGGCAACGGTCAGCTACTACTGGAAGAAGGTTTTACAGGGATAGACAAATTGGGGAGGATAACTTATTGAGCTTCTTTAACAAAGACAAGGAGTGCTACAGATTCACCAAGATgtctcctaccatttcactatccTAAATCATTTTCGCCATGGTAAAATTATCTCTGTTCCCTACTATCttgcctcctcccttgagaatagccTGAAAAAGCACCTGGAAAACCCTAACAACCCTATTCTTcatgagggacttattgtccttatcatggaacatgctaaatcccttgaaattg is part of the Cryptomeria japonica chromosome 10, Sugi_1.0, whole genome shotgun sequence genome and harbors:
- the LOC131029273 gene encoding uncharacterized protein LOC131029273 gives rise to the protein MSIVWNMWMQRFFNTNPATAWRSAIVIQKRYVQAVSKGENNKFSQTSDTKENLKLEDAIPVVKTPSSSTKGETQKFSTESKSGPTAHASKGKPPQHDGEKGK